One window of Dehalobacterium formicoaceticum genomic DNA carries:
- the ychF gene encoding redox-regulated ATPase YchF, with product MALSCGIVGLPTVGKTTFFNLLTNANIETSAFYSGKTATNISTASVPDERIDFLTQMFHPKKTTYAQIEVIDVPGLVRGSSQGQGTGNEFLSAVRDADALVHIVRAFKNDQVLHVDDSLDIIRDLETVNMELLFADLQLVETRLERINSTKKKKMEHPLEEDLLLKIQEALENEQPVSTLSFSEEEREAIKHITFLTDKPMLIVVNLDEKQFTAASYPQKEVVHDYGKEHQMMVLEICAQVEAEISQLEAEDKAVFMEDLGIREPGIDRLARAIYDLLGLISFLTAGEDEVRAWTIPKNLPAKKAAGKIHSDIERGFIRAEIVAYQDLHEAGSMAKAREKGLFRLEGKEYLVQDGDIINFRFNV from the coding sequence ATGGCTCTTTCTTGCGGTATCGTTGGACTTCCCACAGTGGGAAAGACCACTTTTTTTAATTTATTGACCAACGCAAACATTGAAACCAGCGCATTTTATTCTGGAAAAACGGCAACAAATATCAGCACAGCATCGGTTCCCGATGAGCGGATTGATTTCTTAACCCAAATGTTTCATCCCAAAAAAACCACCTACGCTCAAATTGAAGTCATTGATGTCCCCGGTTTGGTGCGCGGCTCCAGTCAAGGCCAGGGAACAGGCAATGAGTTTTTATCAGCGGTGCGGGATGCGGATGCTTTGGTTCATATTGTACGCGCTTTCAAAAATGATCAGGTGCTTCATGTGGACGATTCTTTGGACATCATTCGGGATCTGGAGACCGTCAATATGGAATTACTTTTTGCGGACCTGCAATTGGTGGAAACTCGTCTGGAACGTATTAACAGCACTAAAAAGAAAAAAATGGAGCATCCCTTAGAAGAGGATCTGTTATTAAAAATCCAGGAAGCCTTGGAAAATGAACAGCCTGTGAGCACTCTTTCCTTTTCTGAGGAAGAAAGGGAAGCTATTAAACATATCACCTTTTTAACAGACAAGCCCATGTTGATTGTGGTGAACCTGGATGAGAAACAATTTACCGCCGCTTCCTATCCCCAAAAAGAAGTAGTCCATGATTACGGAAAGGAACATCAGATGATGGTTTTAGAGATCTGCGCTCAGGTTGAGGCGGAGATCAGTCAACTGGAGGCAGAAGATAAGGCTGTTTTCATGGAGGACCTGGGCATCAGGGAGCCGGGCATTGACCGCCTGGCTCGGGCAATCTATGACCTTTTAGGCTTAATCTCTTTTCTTACTGCCGGGGAAGATGAGGTACGTGCCTGGACCATCCCCAAAAATCTCCCTGCCAAAAAAGCGGCAGGAAAAATTCATTCCGACATTGAAAGAGGCTTTATCAGAGCGGAAATTGTCGCTTATCAGGATTTACATGAGGCAGGATCGATGGCTAAGGCCAGAGAAAAAGGCCTTTTCCGCTTGGAAGGAAAAGAATACCTGGTACAGGACGGAGATATTATTAATTTCCGTTTTAACGTTTAA
- a CDS encoding ABC transporter ATP-binding protein: protein METIAQIKIEKLFFPQTANTALKNIDFKINKGDFIVITGGVASGKSVLLHTITGAIPHYHQGELEGKVTLMGQDIKDVSLNQMSRYVGYMMQEPQNQLISLDVYDDVSFGLGNMELPMEQIDEIVKDTLEFVGLRGFENRQTASLSGGQAQRVVLAGVLALRAPMLILDQPTAELDPRGRYELYQRLGHLNKTRDLTIVLVMDRIEEVITYANRVFYMEEGEIVREYFPEEYLKERNEELKKRFQNKSVVRGKNHQHRQEKEVVVNIKNASYRYPNNYTGCEDVNLKIYQGDFLAVIGLNGSGKSTLAKMIVGLLLPTKGTIDVFHESLIKENLNKIRSRIGFLFQNPDYQIFASSLREEVGFSLKLRGEKKEVMDRKIDESLEFVGLLKYKDLHPQRLSRGQRQLLALASVLVSDPELIIADEPTSGLDENQGYMIMDKLADLSRLGKTVLLITHDLTMAQNYSNRIVAMYNHRLQLDISTSKLKEHLKPLIDIDLDFGNIISFNNRDEERGG from the coding sequence ATGGAAACCATCGCTCAGATCAAAATTGAAAAGCTTTTCTTCCCCCAAACAGCCAATACTGCCCTGAAGAACATTGATTTTAAGATTAATAAAGGGGATTTTATTGTCATTACCGGTGGTGTGGCATCAGGAAAATCCGTTCTTCTCCACACGATCACAGGGGCAATTCCCCATTACCATCAAGGGGAGCTGGAGGGAAAAGTGACCCTGATGGGTCAGGATATTAAAGACGTAAGTCTTAATCAAATGTCCCGGTATGTGGGGTATATGATGCAGGAACCTCAGAATCAACTGATTAGTTTGGATGTTTACGATGATGTTTCTTTTGGACTGGGCAACATGGAATTACCGATGGAACAAATCGATGAGATTGTGAAAGATACCTTGGAATTTGTGGGGCTTCGAGGCTTTGAAAACAGACAGACCGCGTCTCTTTCAGGAGGGCAGGCTCAACGGGTAGTTTTGGCAGGTGTTTTGGCCCTCCGTGCCCCGATGCTGATTCTTGATCAGCCTACGGCCGAATTGGATCCCCGCGGCCGCTATGAGCTTTATCAAAGATTGGGACACTTAAATAAAACCCGAGATCTGACCATTGTTTTGGTGATGGATCGCATCGAAGAAGTTATTACCTATGCCAACAGAGTTTTCTATATGGAAGAAGGGGAAATCGTCAGGGAATATTTCCCTGAGGAATATTTGAAAGAACGAAATGAGGAACTAAAAAAACGATTTCAAAATAAGAGCGTTGTGCGGGGCAAAAATCATCAACACCGTCAGGAAAAGGAGGTTGTTGTCAATATCAAAAATGCATCTTACCGGTATCCAAACAATTACACAGGCTGTGAGGATGTCAATTTAAAGATTTATCAGGGGGATTTTTTAGCGGTGATCGGTTTAAACGGTTCCGGAAAATCAACATTAGCAAAAATGATCGTTGGTTTATTACTGCCCACTAAAGGTACCATTGATGTTTTTCATGAATCCTTAATCAAGGAAAATCTAAATAAGATCCGTTCCCGGATCGGATTTTTATTTCAAAACCCTGACTATCAGATTTTTGCCAGTTCCTTGCGGGAAGAGGTTGGGTTTTCCTTGAAACTGAGGGGCGAAAAAAAGGAGGTGATGGACAGAAAAATTGATGAGAGTCTAGAATTCGTGGGTCTTTTAAAATATAAGGATTTGCATCCTCAACGTTTAAGCCGCGGTCAGCGTCAGCTCTTAGCCTTGGCATCTGTTCTGGTCAGCGATCCGGAACTGATTATCGCTGATGAACCGACCTCGGGTCTTGACGAAAATCAAGGATATATGATTATGGATAAACTAGCTGATTTATCGAGGCTGGGAAAGACAGTCCTGCTCATTACCCATGATTTGACCATGGCCCAAAACTACTCCAACCGCATCGTGGCCATGTATAACCATCGGCTTCAACTGGATATCTCAACGAGTAAACTGAAGGAACATCTTAAACCTTTAATCGACATTGATTTGGATTTTGGAAATATTATTTCATTTAACAACCGGGACGAAGAGCGAGGAGGTTAA
- a CDS encoding energy-coupling factor transporter transmembrane component T family protein, with amino-acid sequence MEISSVAYESMEKTKQKLNDKLDPRTKLAWYGLMILFALICETPFQLIVVLCVGMTVSLILKGSLKQYRVMIAIMLLLGLQMLILQLLFCREGMLLYQWGMIKIYSEAIPLTVLGMLRTTVIVFASMQFLTSASPTEFTLMLMKFKVPYRFAMLVGLGVRFLPLMKAEYLSIIESQSIRGLKMEKVWDKIKAIIPTFLPFLYRAVRRSTEIALAMDLRGYGQSKTRTFASNIEIKTYDRVLISGIFLIMILSSLYKMAPFAS; translated from the coding sequence ATGGAGATATCGTCTGTTGCTTATGAATCAATGGAAAAAACGAAACAAAAACTGAACGATAAATTGGATCCCCGCACAAAGTTAGCCTGGTACGGGCTGATGATTCTTTTCGCTTTAATCTGTGAAACACCCTTTCAACTTATCGTTGTTTTATGTGTGGGCATGACTGTTTCCTTGATCTTAAAGGGTTCATTGAAACAATATCGGGTGATGATTGCAATCATGTTGCTTTTAGGACTGCAGATGCTGATTCTTCAGCTGCTATTCTGCCGGGAAGGTATGCTCCTTTATCAATGGGGTATGATTAAGATCTACAGTGAAGCCATCCCCCTCACAGTTCTTGGTATGTTGAGAACAACTGTAATTGTTTTTGCCAGCATGCAGTTTTTAACTTCTGCTTCACCGACGGAATTCACCTTGATGCTGATGAAGTTTAAAGTCCCTTATCGGTTTGCCATGCTGGTGGGACTGGGTGTTCGTTTCTTACCTTTGATGAAGGCTGAATATCTGTCGATTATTGAAAGCCAGAGTATCAGAGGTCTAAAAATGGAAAAGGTCTGGGACAAAATCAAGGCAATAATTCCCACATTTCTGCCTTTTTTATACCGAGCGGTGAGGCGTTCCACAGAAATCGCCCTGGCCATGGACTTACGGGGTTACGGACAGAGTAAAACCCGTACATTTGCCTCAAATATTGAGATAAAAACATATGACCGGGTTTTAATCAGCGGCATATTTTTAATCATGATCCTTAGTTCTTTATACAAAATGGCACCATTTGCAAGCTAA
- the thiC gene encoding phosphomethylpyrimidine synthase ThiC — translation MTLLTSALNGTITSEMEQVAVREGVTPEFIRQGMAEGNIVIPSNINRKNITPLGIGKGLRTKVSASIGLHGKDTSHSKEKEKIETALKAGTDAIMDLSAGGDMDGMRKETLSSASVPVGTLPIYQAMVEASQKYGSSVKMDVEEMFEVIERHAADGVDFLAMHCGTTMDIVERAKSEGRVDPLVSYGGSHLIGWMIANQRENPLYEQYDRVLEIAKKYDVTLSLADGMRPGCLADSLDGAQVQELVVLGELVRRARAAGVQIMIKGPGHMPLDHVKATVTLQKSLCKGAPYFVFGPLLTDIGVGYDHINAAIGGAISTWAGAEFLCYVTPAEHIGLPDAQQVHEGVIAARIAAHAGDLAKGRKEDYQWDLDMSMARKSLDWKKQLELSIDPVRAAEIRKTRNSGESTGCAMCGKYCAMEIIAKYLKIEKHSC, via the coding sequence ATGACTTTATTAACAAGTGCTTTGAATGGAACAATTACTTCGGAAATGGAGCAGGTAGCAGTCCGGGAAGGGGTGACTCCGGAATTTATCAGGCAGGGAATGGCAGAAGGCAATATCGTGATTCCCTCTAATATCAACCGTAAAAATATCACTCCTTTAGGCATCGGCAAAGGCCTTCGGACGAAAGTGAGTGCCAGTATCGGCCTCCACGGAAAGGACACTTCTCACAGCAAGGAAAAAGAGAAAATCGAAACTGCTTTAAAAGCCGGAACAGATGCCATTATGGATTTAAGTGCCGGTGGTGATATGGATGGTATGAGAAAAGAAACACTTTCCTCAGCTTCTGTGCCGGTGGGGACACTCCCCATTTATCAGGCCATGGTTGAGGCGAGCCAAAAGTACGGTTCCTCGGTGAAAATGGATGTTGAGGAAATGTTTGAGGTGATTGAACGACATGCCGCGGATGGCGTTGATTTCTTAGCGATGCATTGCGGGACCACCATGGATATTGTGGAACGGGCAAAAAGTGAGGGACGGGTAGATCCCCTGGTAAGTTATGGAGGCTCCCACCTTATCGGCTGGATGATCGCTAACCAACGGGAAAACCCTTTATATGAGCAATATGATCGGGTGCTGGAAATTGCAAAAAAATATGATGTCACCCTTAGCTTGGCGGATGGGATGCGGCCTGGATGTTTGGCAGATTCCCTGGATGGCGCTCAGGTTCAGGAACTGGTAGTTCTGGGGGAATTAGTGCGCCGCGCCCGCGCGGCAGGGGTGCAAATTATGATCAAAGGACCGGGACATATGCCCTTAGATCATGTCAAAGCAACAGTTACCTTACAGAAAAGCCTGTGTAAAGGCGCTCCTTATTTTGTTTTTGGACCGCTGCTTACGGATATCGGAGTGGGCTATGATCACATAAACGCTGCCATCGGGGGGGCGATCAGTACTTGGGCCGGCGCAGAATTTCTCTGCTATGTCACACCGGCGGAGCATATTGGGTTACCTGACGCACAACAGGTTCATGAAGGTGTGATTGCCGCCCGTATTGCTGCCCATGCCGGGGATTTGGCAAAAGGAAGAAAAGAGGACTATCAATGGGATTTGGACATGTCCATGGCGCGGAAAAGTTTAGACTGGAAGAAGCAATTGGAATTATCAATTGATCCTGTAAGAGCTGCGGAAATCAGAAAAACCCGGAATAGCGGCGAATCCACAGGATGTGCCATGTGCGGCAAATATTGCGCCATGGAAATTATCGCTAAGTATTTGAAGATAGAAAAACATAGCTGTTAA